One Roseimaritima multifibrata DNA window includes the following coding sequences:
- a CDS encoding LptF/LptG family permease has protein sequence MTRLNDLGMPTRLTRYILFEIIRIFSVALVALTMLILVIGVARQLIREGMGPMAVLELLPYVLPISLQFALPATALFAVCCVYGKMAADGEVSTVKAIGVSPVQLMKPAFIFAALLSPAAVWLGDVAVSWGEPGVRRVALHSLEEITYRVLNAEHSYTRDKVFSISVCGVNGKILEGPTVTLYGSGSSAPTQIMAREGQLELDPERMALILRVTDSQLIGGNSFRGEFEGEDVIEISLDGAVLKEGGSDASPSHLPLNRMRKEAIKTEKQVEEDRGKLAAQVGFSLLTSRWDEIARDPVQPLEGRIHGGSYRLIRLRTEPWRRWAGGFSCLCFVIVGAPLGMIARTADYWTTFGMCFLPILLLYYPLFIFGLDEAKDGNLPPYAVWLGNVVLLGVGLLLIQRVRRH, from the coding sequence TGTTGATCCTGGTGATCGGCGTTGCGCGTCAGCTGATTCGTGAGGGAATGGGACCGATGGCGGTTCTGGAGCTGCTTCCTTACGTGTTGCCGATCAGTCTGCAGTTCGCCCTCCCTGCGACCGCCTTATTTGCGGTCTGTTGTGTCTATGGGAAGATGGCAGCCGATGGCGAAGTGTCGACCGTCAAAGCGATCGGTGTCTCTCCCGTTCAGTTAATGAAACCAGCCTTTATCTTTGCGGCTTTACTAAGTCCCGCTGCGGTTTGGCTTGGCGATGTGGCGGTTTCCTGGGGAGAACCTGGGGTGCGGCGAGTCGCTTTGCATTCGCTGGAGGAAATCACCTACCGGGTTTTGAATGCGGAGCATTCCTACACCCGCGACAAAGTCTTTTCGATTTCCGTTTGTGGCGTGAATGGCAAAATCCTGGAAGGTCCCACCGTCACGCTGTATGGCAGCGGATCGAGTGCCCCCACGCAAATCATGGCCCGTGAAGGGCAACTGGAACTAGACCCCGAGCGGATGGCGCTGATTCTGCGCGTCACTGATAGCCAGCTGATCGGTGGCAATTCTTTTCGCGGCGAATTTGAAGGGGAGGATGTCATCGAGATCTCTCTGGATGGCGCTGTCCTAAAGGAAGGGGGCAGTGACGCCAGTCCCAGCCACCTACCGCTGAACCGAATGCGCAAAGAGGCGATCAAAACCGAAAAACAGGTTGAAGAGGACCGCGGCAAATTGGCCGCGCAGGTCGGTTTCTCGCTGTTGACGTCTCGATGGGATGAAATTGCTCGCGATCCTGTGCAGCCGCTTGAAGGGCGGATTCACGGAGGCAGCTATCGCTTGATCCGGCTGCGGACCGAACCCTGGCGGCGTTGGGCGGGCGGGTTCAGTTGCCTTTGTTTTGTGATCGTGGGAGCCCCGTTGGGGATGATCGCTCGTACAGCCGACTACTGGACGACCTTTGGGATGTGCTTCCTGCCGATCCTGCTGCTCTATTATCCGTTGTTCATCTTTGGATTGGATGAAGCAAAGGATGGGAATCTTCCGCCCTATGCCGTTTGGTTAGGGAACGTCGTGTTGCTGGGCGTTGGCCTGTTGTTGATCCAACGCGTTCGCCGCCATTAA